The sequence below is a genomic window from Theobroma cacao cultivar B97-61/B2 chromosome 6, Criollo_cocoa_genome_V2, whole genome shotgun sequence.
GAAGAAATTACATTGAAATTGTTGGATTCATGGTCCAATACTGTTCAAATTATTGGGCTTGCAAATAACCAATGGGGCTTAAAATTTTGGACCGTAAATGAATGGAGTGACCCGGTCGAAGCACACAATGTTGAACACTTACTTAATTAATCCTTGTAAAAATAGTCAAACGTTTCCGTACTTTGTAATTTGTAGAGTCGACATGTCAACACATAGGGGTATTCCCTAATCAAAGCCATCCAATTCAGACCCTTTCCTTCTTGTTGTGATATTACCTGAAAGGCAAtgattcttttaatttgaatatcgCAATATCTGACTCCATGGACAAAACCCAAAGTAGAGAATATGGGAACAAAAGGCAATATACATTGAGTAATTTCTATGCGTGATGTATATTCAAGATTCAACCTGTTAGGAATCATGCTACAAAACTGTACAAAGAATAATGaatcaaagaatttttttgtttttagataTGCACATGTTGTGATGAATCTAGATTAGAAGAGCTTGCTTGCAAATTCATCAATGGGGCTTCCTTCTATACGAGAATAACTGGATTTCTTGGCTAGATCTCTTAGCTGGGATAAGCTTCTTCCCAACTGCAATGCCACCTTCATTTCCAACAACTCTCCATTCTCTCTTTTCTCCACATCATTTTCGTCAAGGTTTGATTCGATCGATTCCTGCACGAGTTTGAAGAAGCCGGTATTGTTTCTGTACATCTCAAACACCATACCAACTTGGCCACCGTGCTCAAAAGTGTTGACAACGGACGCTAAAGCTCCTGCAACAGCTGCCACTATTGCTGCCCAGGGCCCATTGGAAGACCCCATGAAGGCAGACCCTAGAGCTGCAATTCCAGTTAGTAATGGCCCTGATTTAGCTAAAACTTTGTTGATCTTCAATGCCTTGTTGCCTAGTCTCTCATAATCTTCGCTGTCTTTTCTCTTAATCACCTCAGCGATTTCTCTCATTTCTGTTTCTAGCTCTTCGGTCCATCCATTGTTCTCTACCTTTCTATTGAAGTGCTTTGTTTCTTgtgatttgtttgtttttggaGACTGGTTTTTAGGCCACCAAACAGCAGGCTCTAAACTTGCTGGGAATTTTTCAAGCATTACACCAAGCAAGGGAAGAGGGTAAGCTTTATCAAGGGCCAAGACTTTCTCCATAGCATCTTTTACGTCTTCTTTGCTTGGAGAACCAACAGCAAGTTGGGTTCGTATTTGGCTCTGAAGCTGCTTGAACAATCTTGTCGCGTTACGTTGCTCTTCCACAAGTTGGGAGGGTTGGATCTTGTTCATCATAACCAACAATCCCGTGGCTGTGGAGAACAAGAGAGTGGATGCCAACTTCAAACCCCAAATAGAAACCCCAGCGCCGCCGGTTGCTGTGACGCCAGCCATGGTTGCGGCAGTGAGAGTGATCATGTTAATGGAATTAAGCAGAAGGGTGTTCCAGTTTTCGCGTTGTTCGCCGATATTGCTGTGCATCTCCACTCTATCAGCAACAGCCTCTAAGAGAGCATAAAGCTGAATGGTAGCCATTGAAAAGGATGAGCTTTCTTGAACCAATGTTGTTCTAGTGATATACTTTTCAATTGGGACTGTGCTGATGAACCCATCCCTAGCATTCAATTCCTCAGACAATACTTTGGTTGCTGGTACTTTTGGAACTGAAAACCGGATTGAGGGAAGCTTGGGGACAGATATGGCAGCATGGATTTGctttgaagaagaagacagCACAAGATTAGAGGCCTGTAAAGAAGCCATGTGACAGTGTTCTTCTTTAAGATCTCTTCTGTTTCTGAATCTGTACGAAGCTGGATCTGTTGGAGGAAATCAGAAAGTTATGATCTGGGCTTTCGAGCAAAGGAAAGAAGGTTTGAGATTTTGCATAGATGAAAGGTGAGGGGGCCATTCGAGTCTTATTTATAGCCACCAACAAGCCAACGATCGAAAACTGATTTGAGGAGGTCAGGTCAGATCAGGGTTCGGGAAATGTTGACTGACTGATTGAATTGACTAGGCCTCCCGGCTGACCTGTTCGCCTTCATAATTTTCCAGTGTAagatttttaattgataaagTTAAACATATAACATAgaatcaaagaaacaaaatatcaAACCAGATACTAGGTAGAGACAGTGAATTCTTATTGGCAGAAGTCGGGGTAAAAGATCTAGCGATAACTTTTAAAGACAAGAACTCCATTTCTTAAATATGGGCGTCGAATGGTTGGCAGAGCAGGCTGCTGTCCCAAGCTTTTCCTACCCTACACCAACACCAACCGTGCTCAATTAATGTATTTAAACCTCTTCATGTCTTGCTCTACAAATTTTATGGTTTGAGATCAAAGAAGAATATATTTACATTGAGTAGATAACATGTATGGATAATGCATTTAATCAATCATAAtgcatattttgtttttttttttatgaaaattaaaataaaatgttgttGAGATCTTCTTTGACTCCCCTGTGGTATCCAAGAATCTAACTATTCCAAGATTATGGAAATTAATCATGCCTTACGCTTCATTTCATCTTTTTATATAAACTAACCACTgggtttaatttcaaaattattttaccgTAAGTGAATAATATAAGAGATTATGAGATAATTGTATATTTTCAACGAGATTGATGTTTTACGGCAATCACTTGGCCATTAGGTGTTGTTCAGTTTATATTTGTATGCTTTGTTCTCAAACCTTTGGATCCCCTATGAAGGTGGATCCACTCACTTCTTTtgaatatacaaaaaaaaaaattataatattaagtgtctaaaaaaaatgaaaaaaaagacttTATTAGGAGACatctcaaaaataaaaaaatggataAGAAAAAAGGTGAAGGGagtatttgaatttatatCTCCAAATCATATTTTTGAGAACAAAAAGATGTACATTGATTAATTTCTATACATGAAGTATATTCAAGATTTAACCTATTTTGGATCATGTTACAAAATTGTACAAAGAATTCAGTGGTGAAATGAATcaaagaattaaagaatttccCTTAAGATATACACATGTTGTGATGAATCTAGATTAGAAGAGCTTGCTTGCAAATTCATCAATGGGGCTTCCTTCAATACGAGAATAACTGGATTTCTTGGCTAGATCTCTCAGCCGGGATAAGCTTCTTCCCAACTGCAATGCCACCTTCATTTCCAACAACtccccattttctcttttctccacATCATTTTCGTCGAGGTTTGATTCGATTGATTCCTGCACGAGTTTGAAGAAGCCGGTATTGTTTCTGTACATCTCAAACACCATACCAACTTGGCCGCCGTGCTCAAAAGTGTTGACAGCTGAAGCTAAAGCTCCTGCAACAGCTGCCACTATTGCTGCCCAGGGCCCATTGGAAGACCCCATGAAGGCAGACCCTAGAGCTGCAATTCCAGTTAGTAATGGCCCTGATTTAGCTAAAACTTTGTTGATCTTCAATGCCTTGTTGCCTAGTCTCTCATAATCTTCGCTGTCTTTTCTCTTAATCACCTCAACGATTTCTCTCATTTCTGTTTCTAGCTCTTCGGTCCATCCATTGTTGTCTACCTTTCTATTGAAATGCTTTGTTTCTTgtgatttgtttgtttttggaGACTGGTTTTTAGGCCACCAAACAGCAGGCTCCAAACTTTCTGGGAATTTTTCAAGCATTACACCAAGCAAGGGAAGAGGGTAAGCTTTATCAAGGGCCAAGACTTTCTCCATAGCATCTTTCACGTCACCTTTGCTTGGAGAGCCAATAGCGAGTAAGGTTTGTATTTGGCTCTGAAGCTGCTTAAACAATCTTGTTGCGTTACGTTGCTCTTCCACAAGTTGTGAGGGTTGGATCTTGTTCATCATAACCAACATTCCCGTGGCTGCGGAGAACAAGAGAGTGGATGCCAACTTCAAACCCAAAATAGAAACCCCAGCTCCGCCTGTTGCTGTAACGCCAGCCATGGTTGCGGCAGTGAGAGTGATCATGTTAATGGAATTAAGCAGAAGGGTATTCCAGTTTTCGCGTTGTTCGCCGATGTTGCTGTGCATCTCCACTCTATCAGCAACAGCCTCTAAAATAGCATAAAGCTGAACGGTGGCCATTGAAACTGACGAGCTTTCTTGAACCAATGTTGTCCTAGTGACATTCTTTTCAACTGGGATTGTGTTGATGAACCCATCCCTAGTATTCAATTCATCAGACAACACTCTGGTTGGTACTTTTGGAACTGAAAGCCGGATTGATGGAAGCTTTGGGACAGATATAGCAGCATGGATTTGctttgaagaagaagacagCACAAAATTAGAAGCCTGCAAAGAAGCCATGTGACGGCGttctttctttaagatctCTTCTGTTTCTTAATCTGTACGAAGCGTCCGTTGGAGGAAATCAGGAAGTTAAAATGTGGGTTTTCGAGCAAAGGAAATAAAGTTTGAGATTTTGTAGATGAAAGGTGAGGAGGGGATTCGAGCATATTTATAGCAACCAACAGGCCAACGAACCACAACTGACACGATCAGGTCAGGTCAGGCTTGGGGAAATATTGACTGACTGATTGAATTGACTAGGCCTTACGGCTGACCTGTTCGCTCTCATAATTTTCCATTGCAAAGATTGTTTCCTGTTTTGGCTCTGTGTCTTGGCTTCAGACGTGGTAAAAGAACTCATGGCTTTTGCGTCACGGGGCAAGAGCTCGATTTCTTTAACGGTGGCGTCAAATGGTAGGCAGCGCAGTCTATTTCCTACCCTACACTCCAAGTGTGGTCAATTGACACATTAAAACCTAAACATGCCTGCATGAATAAAGCATTAATGCATATTTTCTTTGgttctcttttcctttattcatctttaattttaaaataaattgattcttataaaattaagattaaaaactttgattttgttaaattttatattaaaacttaaaattttttctccAAGTGTGGTATAGATTAACGTATTAAAAGGTGACGTGCATTATTCATGCATTTAATCAATCATAATGCATGTGCGTACTTCttcagtttctttttcttttatctctatttgatttttccaaatattagtacaataattttgattttaatggatttgatattaaaatttgagaaaaaaattataaggtGAATGTTTAATGCCTTGCTCTACAAATTTTATAGTTTGAGATCAAAGCAAAATATATCTTtcacccaaaaagaaaataccaaagcataatatttatattgagTAGATAAGAAGCATGAATAATGCATTTAATCAATCATAATTCGTATTTTGTTTAGAAAGGCAAGACCACAAACATCAAAAGCATTTATAATTCATATACTCCTTCAGCCTTTTGTCTTatctctttaattttcaagaaaattatgataaaaaattttgattttcattattttatattaaagtttgaaaatgtttttataatatagatgtttaattcttttttatatgaaaaaataacatgtaaaataaatttataatataaaagtaaatatattaaatcactagaaaggagaaaaatttattttgagacatttcaaaaagaaaaaaatggacaaagaaaaatagactgagtatttgaatttatatCTCAGAATCGAATTTTTgagaacaaaaaattatacatgGGTACATTAATTTCTATACACCAAGTATATTCAAGATTCTACCTATTTTGAATCATGTTacaaaattatacaaaaaataatttcagtGGTTAAATGAATCAAAGAATTTCCTTGTAGATATGCACATGTTCGGATGAATCTTGATTAGAAGAGCTTGCTTGCAAATTCATCAATGGGGCTTCCTTCTACACGAGAATAACTGGATTTCTTGGCTAGATCTCTCAGCTGGGATAAGCTTCTTCCCAACTGCAATGCCACCTTCATTTCCAGCAATTCCCCattctctcttttctcctcATCATTTTCGTCGAGGTTTGATTCGATTGATTCCTGCACGAGTTTGAAGAAGCCGGCATTGTTTCTGTACATCTCAAACACCATACCAACTTGGCAACCGTGCTCAAAAGTGTTGACAGCTGACGCTAAAGCTCCTGCAACAGCTGCCACTATTGCTGCCCAGGGCCCATGGGAAGACCCCATGAAGGCAGACCCTAGAGCTGCAATTCCAGTTAGTAATGGCCCTGATTTAGCTAAAACTTTGTTGATCTTTAATACCTTGTTGCCTAGTCTCTCATAATCTTCACTGTCTTTTCTCTTAATCACCTCAACGATTTCTCTCATTTCTGTTTCTAGCTCTTCGGTCCATCCATTGTTCTCTACCTTTCTATTGAAGTGCTTTGTTTCTTgtgatttgtttgtttttggaGACTGGTTTTTAGGCCACCAAACAGCAGGCTCCAAACTTTTTGGGAATTTTTCAAGCATTACACCAAGCAAGGGAAGAGGGTAAGCTTTATCAAGGGCCAAGACTTTCTCCATAGCATCTTTCACGTCATCTTTGCTTGGAGAACCAACAGCGAGTAGGGTTTGTATTTGGCTCTGAAGCTGCTTAAACAATCTTGTTGCGTTACGTTGCTCTTCCACAAGTTGTGAGGGTTGGATCTTGTTCATCATAACCAACATCCCCGTGGCTGCGGAGAACAAGACAGTGGATGCCAACTTCAAACCCAAAATAGAAACCCCAGCGCCGCCTGTTGCTGTGACGCCAGCCATGGTTGCGGCAGTGAGAGTGATCATGTTAATGGAATTAAGCAGAAGGGTATTCCAGTTTTCACGTTGTTCGCCGATGTTGATGTGCATCTCCACTCTATCAGCAACAGCCTCTAAGAGAGCATAAAGCTGAACAGTAGCCCTGGAAAGGGACGAGCTTTCTTGAACCAAAGTTGTCCTAGTGACATTCTTCTCAACTGGGATTGTGTTGATGAACCCCTCCCTAGTATTCAATTGCTCAGACAACACTTTGGTTGCTGGTACTTTTGGAACTGAAAGCCGGATTGATGGAAGCTTAGGGACAGATATAGCAGCATGGATTTGctttgaagaagaagacagCACAAGGTTAGAAGCCTGTAAAGAAGCCATGTGACAGCGttctttctttaagatctCTTCTGATTGTCAATACGTAAGCGTCTGTTGGAGGAAATCAGGAAGTTAGGACGTGGATTTTCGAGCAAAGGAAAGATGGTTGTGAGATTTTGTAGATGAAAGGTGAGGGGGGGATTCGAGTCTTATTTATAGCAACCAACAGGCCAACGATGGTAACTGATACGATCAGGTCAGGTCAGGTCAGGTCAGGTTTGGGAAAATGTTGACTGACTGGTTGAATTGACTAGGCCTTTCGGCTGACCTGTTCGTTCTCATAATTTTCCATTGCAAAGATTGTTTCCTGTTTGGCCTCGGGATCTTGGCATCAGACGTGGTAAAACATCTCCTCATTTCTGTAAGAACTCCATTTCTTGAATAGATGGGGTCAAATGGTTTGCATCACAGGCTGCGGTCCCAAGCTTTTTCCGTCCCTACACTTACAGGTGCGGTCAATTACGGTATTAAAACCTCCTTTTGCCTTTGCTTTACACACTTTATGGTTTGAGATCACAGCATGAAGTAGCCTAATATCTAATATTCACGTTATGCAGATGACTTCCAATAATATCTTCTaccttatttctttttaattttgtatataCTTTCAAATCTTTTTACGTACCGCGTGAGATGAACCTCCCAAACTCATTCTTCGGATACATTTAGATAACGTAGGTCTTACTTTCAATATTTTTCATGGActacaaaaacatgtttttgaCCTTTTTGTCTCTTTGATCGAGATGTTACGATTTTGAAAGcatatatttcttttctttgttcatAAATTTGCTTCTTCATCCTCAAACCTAAATCACAAGTCATTGACAAAACCCAGTCTATACCTTTTCATATGCATATGTATCTTTGAGATTTTgggtctttttctttttgtgaaaGTTTTCATATTTccataaacaaataaataaatggacCTATCAAATTTTGTCTTATGTTGGAATTTGGAACTTTGTTATATCATGGTACCAACTGCAAATATTTTGCTTTTCTTAATTCCAAATCACATAATCAATGATATTACTTGAGTAATTACTTACGTGTATCATGATATATGAGTACGGACATTTTATTCTTGTCAAGTATGTATGTTTATTAGATTTGACAATTTGTATATCCGTGTCTTAATTATGTCGTGTAAACATAAcgtattaataattatataaataaatacaaaCATGACACGATTAATTAATTGTGTCAGAATTTTAAGTACGTAAATGATACGTTTAATAAACATGTAGCATGACATAACACAGTTAACACATTTATTAAATGCGTTGAGCAAATTTTGTAAAGCACGACACGATTaacatgattaaaatttatacgATTTATGACCTGTTTACACGATTAATAcgattaatataattaaaatgaaatatgcACAAgtaaaatatgattatattattcaaatttacaataaaaaattatatatatcataatatttatcaaatatatataataaaattcaatatcaaTAAAACGtaacaattataaaattattactatttataTGAACAAATAAATAGTTCTTAGTCATATACTAAATGTATCTACACGACACGTGAACgagattaaataaatagataataaACAAGTCACAGGTTATACGATTACATAATAATACAATTAGCTAATCATGTCTTAGATGAGTTAAACAAATTTGACACAATTAAAAAGTGATTTACTTTTATCTTAATCGAGTCGAGATGATTAATATGCTAATCATTATTAGCCTAAATCCAAACCCGCTTAAACTCGTATCGTGTTCATGTGATGTTGCTATGTCATATATAAATTGCTAAGTCTTAATCtctattcaaaataatgctctTTTTGTCCCGTTttcattgtttattttttctcttgaaatgtctcaaaataaattttttatcattttgaagcatgtaattttttattttttatattaaaaatttataaaaaaagttaaattctaatataaaatatatcaaacTCATAGTCGTTACCTTAACTTTTGATCGACTAAAGGACatctttcat
It includes:
- the LOC18597183 gene encoding probable F-box protein At4g22030, with protein sequence MASLQASNLVLSSSSKQIHAAISVPKLPSIRLSVPKVPATKVLSEQLNTREGFINTIPVEKNVTRTTLVQESSSLSRATVQLYALLEAVADRVEMHINIGEQRENWNTLLLNSINMITLTAATMAGVTATGGAGVSILGLKLASTVLFSAATGMLVMMNKIQPSQLVEEQRNATRLFKQLQSQIQTLLAVGSPSKDDVKDAMEKVLALDKAYPLPLLGVMLEKFPKSLEPAVWWPKNQSPKTNKSQETKHFNRKVENNGWTEELETEMREIVEVIKRKDSEDYERLGNKVLKINKVLAKSGPLLTGIAALGSAFMGSSHGPWAAIVAAVAGALASAVNTFEHGCQVGMVFEMYRNNAGFFKLVQESIESNLDENDEEKRENGELLEMKVALQLGRSLSQLRDLAKKSSYSRVEGSPIDEFASKLF
- the LOC18597182 gene encoding probable F-box protein At4g22030, with the protein product MASLQASNFVLSSSSKQIHAAISVPKLPSIRLSVPKVPTRVLSDELNTRDGFINTIPVEKNVTRTTLVQESSSVSMATVQLYAILEAVADRVEMHSNIGEQRENWNTLLLNSINMITLTAATMAGVTATGGAGVSILGLKLASTLLFSAATGMLVMMNKIQPSQLVEEQRNATRLFKQLQSQIQTLLAIGSPSKGDVKDAMEKVLALDKAYPLPLLGVMLEKFPESLEPAVWWPKNQSPKTNKSQETKHFNRKVDNNGWTEELETEMREIVEVIKRKDSEDYERLGNKALKINKVLAKSGPLLTGIAALGSAFMGSSNGPWAAIVAAVAGALASAVNTFEHGGQVGMVFEMYRNNTGFFKLVQESIESNLDENDVEKRENGELLEMKVALQLGRSLSRLRDLAKKSSYSRIEGSPIDEFASKLF
- the LOC18597181 gene encoding probable F-box protein At4g22030, with protein sequence MASLQASNLVLSSSSKQIHAAISVPKLPSIRFSVPKVPATKVLSEELNARDGFISTVPIEKYITRTTLVQESSSFSMATIQLYALLEAVADRVEMHSNIGEQRENWNTLLLNSINMITLTAATMAGVTATGGAGVSIWGLKLASTLLFSTATGLLVMMNKIQPSQLVEEQRNATRLFKQLQSQIRTQLAVGSPSKEDVKDAMEKVLALDKAYPLPLLGVMLEKFPASLEPAVWWPKNQSPKTNKSQETKHFNRKVENNGWTEELETEMREIAEVIKRKDSEDYERLGNKALKINKVLAKSGPLLTGIAALGSAFMGSSNGPWAAIVAAVAGALASVVNTFEHGGQVGMVFEMYRNNTGFFKLVQESIESNLDENDVEKRENGELLEMKVALQLGRSLSQLRDLAKKSSYSRIEGSPIDEFASKLF